From the Streptosporangiales bacterium genome, one window contains:
- the pafA gene encoding Pup--protein ligase, producing MDRRIFGLENEYGVTCTFRGQRRLSPDEVARYLFRRVVSWGRSSNVFLRNGARLYLDVGSHPEYATPECDDVTQLVVHDKAGERVLEGLLVDAERRLREEGIAGDIYLFKNNTDSAGNSYGCHENYLVGRHGEFGRLADVLIPFLVTRQIICGAGKVLMTSRGALYCVSQRAEHIWEGVSSATTRSRPIINTRDEPHADAERFRRLHVIVGDSNMSETTALLKVGATDLVLRMVESGVSIRDLGLENPIRAIREVSHDITGRRLIRLANGREASALDIQGEYYERAMDFVDRYGASETDERVLDLWGRTLKAVSGGDLDLVEREIDWVTKYRLIERYRAKHGLALMSPRVAQLDLAYHDVNRNRGLYYMLQRRGAVARVCRDIDVFEAKSVPPQTTRARLRGEFIRRAQERRRDFTVDWVHLKLNDQAQRTVLCKDPFRAVDERVEKLIAGM from the coding sequence GTGGACAGGCGAATCTTCGGTCTCGAGAACGAGTACGGCGTCACGTGCACGTTCCGCGGGCAGCGACGCCTGTCGCCGGACGAGGTGGCGCGCTACCTGTTCCGTCGCGTGGTGTCCTGGGGGCGCAGCAGCAACGTCTTCCTCCGCAACGGCGCGCGGCTCTACCTCGACGTCGGCAGTCACCCCGAGTACGCGACGCCGGAGTGTGACGACGTCACCCAGCTCGTCGTCCACGACAAGGCCGGCGAGCGGGTGCTCGAGGGCCTGCTCGTCGACGCCGAGCGGCGGCTGCGCGAGGAGGGCATCGCCGGCGACATCTACCTGTTCAAGAACAACACCGACTCGGCCGGCAACTCCTACGGCTGCCACGAGAACTACCTGGTGGGCAGGCACGGCGAGTTCGGCCGGCTGGCCGACGTCCTGATCCCGTTCCTCGTCACGCGCCAGATCATCTGCGGTGCGGGCAAGGTGCTGATGACCTCGCGCGGCGCGCTGTACTGCGTCAGCCAGCGCGCCGAGCACATCTGGGAGGGCGTGTCGTCGGCGACCACGAGGTCGCGTCCGATCATCAACACCCGCGACGAACCGCACGCCGACGCGGAACGGTTCCGCCGGCTCCACGTGATCGTCGGCGACTCCAACATGAGCGAGACGACTGCGCTGCTGAAGGTCGGCGCCACCGACCTCGTGCTGCGCATGGTCGAGTCCGGGGTGTCGATCCGCGACCTCGGCCTGGAAAACCCGATCAGGGCGATCCGCGAGGTCAGCCACGACATCACCGGCCGGCGGCTGATCCGGCTGGCGAACGGCCGCGAGGCGAGCGCGCTCGACATCCAGGGCGAGTACTACGAGCGCGCGATGGACTTCGTCGACCGGTACGGCGCGTCCGAGACCGACGAGCGGGTGCTCGACCTGTGGGGCCGCACGCTGAAGGCGGTGTCGGGTGGCGACCTCGACCTCGTCGAGCGCGAGATCGACTGGGTCACCAAGTACCGGCTGATCGAGCGCTACCGGGCGAAGCACGGCCTCGCCCTGATGTCGCCGCGCGTCGCCCAGCTCGACCTCGCGTACCACGACGTCAACCGCAACCGCGGCCTGTACTACATGCTGCAGCGCAGGGGAGCGGTCGCACGGGTGTGCCGCGACATCGACGTCTTCGAGGCCAAGTCGGTCCCGCCGCAGACTACCCGCGCGCGCCTGCGCGGCGAGTTCATCCGCAGGGCGCAGGAGCGGCGCAGGGACTTCACGGTCGACTGGGTCCACCTGAAGCTCAACGACCAGGCACAGCGCACCGTCCTGTGCAAGGACCCCTTCCGCGCCGTCGACGAGCGGGTCGAGAAGCTCATCGCCGGCATGTGA
- a CDS encoding SDR family NAD(P)-dependent oxidoreductase — MDDIDISAPRTALVTGANKGIGHEIARRLATLGMTVFLGSRDPVRGAEAAAALRAAGHDVRPVTLDVTDRAIVDAAAAHLAGTVDRLDVLVNNAGVAGGSGALAPSTAVPDEVVDVFATNVFGVLAVTNAMLPLLRRSAAARIVNVSSDVGSIGQMTDPDHYLSRMPASAGYAVSKTALNALTVQYAKDLRAEGILVNAAAPGACLTDFTRHLGLPLTRTAADGAAIAVRLATLGADGTTGGFFDDDGPVPW, encoded by the coding sequence ATGGACGACATCGACATCTCCGCCCCGCGGACCGCCCTGGTCACCGGCGCGAACAAGGGCATCGGACACGAGATCGCCCGTCGGCTCGCCACCCTCGGCATGACCGTCTTCCTCGGCTCCAGGGACCCGGTCCGCGGTGCCGAGGCGGCTGCGGCGCTGCGCGCGGCCGGGCACGACGTGCGCCCGGTGACGCTGGACGTCACCGACCGTGCGATAGTCGACGCGGCCGCCGCACACCTCGCCGGCACCGTCGACCGCCTCGACGTGCTCGTCAACAACGCCGGGGTCGCCGGTGGCAGCGGTGCCCTCGCGCCGAGCACCGCCGTACCGGACGAGGTCGTCGACGTCTTCGCGACCAACGTGTTCGGTGTCCTGGCGGTCACGAACGCCATGCTCCCCCTGCTGCGCAGGTCGGCCGCGGCGCGGATCGTCAACGTCTCGAGCGACGTCGGCTCGATCGGCCAGATGACCGACCCGGACCACTACCTGTCACGCATGCCGGCCTCCGCGGGCTACGCCGTGTCCAAGACGGCGCTCAACGCGCTCACCGTCCAGTACGCCAAGGACCTGCGGGCGGAGGGGATCCTGGTCAACGCCGCGGCGCCCGGCGCGTGCCTCACCGACTTCACCCGGCATCTCGGCCTGCCGCTCACCAGGACCGCCGCCGACGGTGCGGCCATCGCGGTCCGGCTCGCGACGCTCGGCGCCGACGGCACGACAGGCGGGTTCTTCGACGACGACGGACCGGTGCCCTGGTGA
- a CDS encoding ubiquitin-like protein Pup, with translation MAGKETAGGQRRVNRQKEETEEVEAETDTDVQERHEKLNEDVDAILEDIDEVLEENAEEFVRQYVQKGGE, from the coding sequence ATGGCTGGTAAGGAGACCGCCGGCGGTCAGCGACGCGTCAACCGGCAGAAGGAGGAGACCGAAGAGGTCGAGGCCGAGACGGACACTGACGTCCAGGAACGGCATGAGAAGCTCAACGAAGACGTCGACGCGATCCTCGAGGACATCGACGAGGTGCTCGAGGAGAACGCCGAGGAGTTCGTCCGCCAGTACGTCCAGAAGGGCGGCGAGTAG
- a CDS encoding tRNA (adenine-N1)-methyltransferase produces the protein MTVPIQEPGEPTGLAHRRGPFRVGDVVQLTDTKGRRHSLVLEVGRQFHTHHGAIAHDDLLGHPEGIVVKSTSGSGYLAFRPLLADYVLRMGRGAAVVYPKDSAQIVSIADIFPGARVVEAGAGSGALTCWLLRAVGDSGSVASYEQRDDFAAIAKKNVERFFGGPHPAWRLTVGELTASLREPEVDRVVLDMLAPWDCLAAVSRVLVPGGVLCAYVATTTQLSRVVEALRETGEFDEPAATETMMRGWHVEGLAVRPDHRMVGHTGFLVTARRMAPGVAPPPRKRRPAKGASAGGAET, from the coding sequence ATGACCGTCCCCATCCAGGAGCCCGGCGAGCCCACCGGGCTGGCGCATCGGCGTGGGCCGTTCCGCGTGGGCGACGTGGTGCAGCTGACCGACACCAAGGGCAGGCGCCACTCGCTCGTCCTGGAGGTCGGCAGGCAGTTCCACACCCACCACGGCGCCATCGCGCACGACGACCTGCTCGGACACCCCGAGGGGATCGTCGTGAAGAGCACGTCGGGCAGCGGCTACCTCGCGTTCCGGCCGCTGCTCGCCGACTACGTCCTGCGGATGGGCAGGGGAGCAGCCGTCGTCTACCCGAAGGATTCGGCGCAGATCGTCTCGATCGCCGACATCTTTCCCGGTGCGCGGGTCGTGGAGGCGGGCGCCGGCTCCGGGGCGCTGACCTGCTGGTTGCTGCGCGCGGTCGGCGACAGCGGCAGTGTCGCGTCGTACGAGCAGCGCGACGACTTCGCCGCCATCGCGAAGAAGAACGTCGAGCGGTTCTTCGGCGGTCCGCACCCGGCATGGCGGCTGACGGTGGGAGAGCTGACGGCGAGTCTGCGCGAGCCCGAGGTCGACCGGGTCGTGCTCGACATGCTCGCCCCGTGGGACTGCCTGGCCGCGGTCAGCCGCGTCCTCGTCCCCGGCGGCGTGCTGTGCGCGTACGTCGCCACGACCACCCAGCTCTCCCGGGTGGTCGAAGCCCTGCGTGAGACCGGTGAGTTCGACGAGCCGGCGGCGACCGAGACCATGATGCGCGGCTGGCACGTCGAGGGTCTGGCCGTCCGACCAGACCACCGGATGGTCGGTCACACCGGCTTCCTCGTGACCGCGCGGCGGATGGCTCCGGGCGTCGCACCGCCGCCCAGGAAGAGGCGTCCGGCGAAAGGTGCCAGCGCGGGCGGAGCGGAGACTTGA
- the arc gene encoding proteasome ATPase, with amino-acid sequence MSADEQDGARAARHEQEVRDLTAQISYLEEELAASRSRSPETARSIRTLEHRLAATESSLAQESSQNERLTATLREAREHIVSLKEEIDRLAQPPASFGAFLGVNEDGTIDVFTGGRKLRVTASPNIEVEQLRPGQEVMLNEAMNAVESLSFEQVGDVVTLKELLADGDRALVIGHTDEERIARLADTLRDQQIRAGDALLMDSRSGFVYERIPKSEVEELVLEEVPDIDYTSIGGLSNQIEQIRDAVELPYLHRELFVEHELRPPKGVLLYGPPGCGKTLIAKAVANSLAKKVADRTGRGNGKSYFLNIKGPELLNKYVGETERHIRLVFQRAREKATEGTPVIVFFDEMDSIFRTRGSGVSSDVENTIVPQLLSEIDGVEGLENVIVIGASNREDMIDPAILRPGRLDVKIKIERPDAESARDIFSKYVTAKLPLHPDDMREFGGDPGACVQAMIDRIVERMYSEVEENRFLEVTYANGDKETLYFKDFNSGAMIQNIVDRGKKMAIKDFLSTGQKGLRVQHLLQAIVDEFKENEDLPNTTNPDDWARISGKKGERIVYIRTLVSGKEGVSEGRSIDTVANTGQYL; translated from the coding sequence GTGTCAGCTGACGAGCAGGACGGAGCGCGCGCGGCGCGCCACGAGCAGGAGGTCCGCGACCTCACGGCGCAGATCTCGTACCTCGAGGAAGAGCTCGCCGCGTCTCGGAGCCGCAGTCCCGAGACCGCACGGAGCATTCGCACACTCGAACATCGACTCGCGGCGACCGAGAGTTCGCTCGCCCAGGAGAGCTCGCAGAACGAGCGCCTCACCGCGACCCTGCGGGAGGCACGCGAGCACATCGTGTCGCTGAAGGAGGAGATCGACCGGTTGGCGCAGCCGCCGGCGAGCTTCGGCGCGTTCCTCGGCGTCAACGAGGACGGCACGATCGACGTGTTCACCGGTGGCCGCAAGCTACGCGTCACGGCCAGTCCGAACATCGAGGTCGAGCAGCTCAGGCCCGGCCAAGAGGTGATGCTCAACGAGGCGATGAACGCCGTCGAGAGCCTCTCGTTCGAGCAGGTCGGCGACGTCGTCACGCTCAAGGAGCTGCTCGCCGACGGCGATCGCGCCCTGGTGATCGGCCACACCGACGAGGAGCGGATCGCGCGCCTCGCCGACACGCTGCGCGATCAGCAGATCCGCGCCGGCGACGCGCTGTTGATGGACTCCAGGTCGGGCTTCGTCTACGAGCGCATCCCGAAGTCCGAGGTCGAGGAGCTCGTCCTCGAAGAGGTGCCCGACATCGACTACACGTCGATCGGCGGACTCAGCAACCAGATCGAGCAGATCCGCGACGCCGTCGAGCTGCCGTACCTGCACCGCGAGCTGTTCGTGGAGCACGAGCTGCGGCCGCCGAAGGGCGTGCTGCTGTACGGCCCACCCGGGTGCGGCAAGACCCTCATCGCGAAGGCGGTGGCCAACAGCCTCGCCAAGAAGGTCGCCGACCGTACGGGTCGCGGCAACGGCAAGTCGTACTTCCTCAACATCAAGGGTCCCGAGCTGCTGAACAAGTACGTCGGCGAGACCGAGCGGCACATCCGCCTGGTCTTCCAGCGGGCCAGGGAGAAGGCGACCGAGGGCACGCCGGTCATCGTGTTCTTCGACGAGATGGACTCCATCTTCCGCACCCGCGGCTCCGGGGTCAGCTCCGACGTCGAGAACACGATCGTCCCGCAGCTGCTCAGCGAGATCGACGGTGTCGAGGGCCTCGAGAACGTCATCGTGATCGGGGCGTCCAACCGCGAGGACATGATCGACCCCGCGATCCTGCGGCCCGGCCGCCTCGACGTGAAGATCAAGATCGAGCGTCCCGACGCCGAGTCGGCGCGTGACATCTTCTCGAAGTACGTCACCGCGAAGCTCCCGCTGCACCCCGACGACATGCGGGAGTTCGGCGGGGATCCGGGGGCGTGCGTGCAGGCGATGATCGACCGGATCGTCGAGCGCATGTACTCCGAGGTCGAGGAGAACCGCTTCCTCGAGGTGACCTACGCCAACGGCGACAAAGAGACCCTGTACTTCAAGGACTTCAACTCCGGCGCGATGATCCAGAACATCGTCGACCGGGGAAAAAAGATGGCCATCAAGGACTTCCTGTCGACCGGCCAGAAGGGCCTGCGCGTCCAGCACCTGCTCCAGGCGATCGTGGACGAGTTCAAGGAGAACGAGGACCTGCCCAACACGACCAACCCCGACGACTGGGCGCGGATCTCGGGCAAGAAGGGTGAGCGGATCGTCTACATCCGTACCCTGGTCTCCGGCAAGGAGGGTGTCTCGGAAGGCCGGTCCATCGACACGGTGGCCAACACGGGGCAGTACCTCTAG
- a CDS encoding proteasome accessory factor PafA2 gives MSVRRVMGIETEYGVSVPGQPGANAMLTSSQIVNSYPTAAAARARRARWDFEEETPLRDARGFDVQRDVADASQLTDEDLGLANVILPNGARLYVDHAHPEYSAPECTNPRDATLWDKAGERVMLEALRRSAQVPGAPPIVLYKNNTDNKGASYGCHENYLMRRATPFADIVRHLTPFFVSRPVFAGAGRVGRGQDGTKTGFQLSQRADFFEVEVGLETTLKRPLINTRDEPHADAEKYRRLHVIVGDANMSEIATYLKLGTTSLVLAMIEDSWLSDDLSVVQPVSAFHAVSHDPGLTHQLTLHDGRRMTGLQLQMEYLEQARKYVEDRYGTDVDDVTSDVLDRWESVLDRLASDPMQLRQELDWVAKLALLEGYRTRDKLEWDHPRLQLVDLQYTDIRPEKGLYARLVGRGAMKRLFTDDEVADAESHPPEDTRAYFRGRCLAKYADQVAAASWDSVIFDVPEHESLQRVPMMEPLRGTRAHVGELLDRCDTAGELVAILTEPH, from the coding sequence GTGAGTGTTCGCCGGGTGATGGGCATCGAGACCGAGTACGGCGTTTCCGTACCCGGTCAGCCGGGCGCGAACGCGATGCTGACGTCGTCTCAGATCGTGAACTCCTACCCGACGGCCGCGGCGGCGCGTGCGCGCCGCGCGCGGTGGGACTTCGAGGAGGAGACCCCGCTGCGCGACGCCCGGGGCTTCGACGTCCAGCGCGACGTGGCCGACGCCAGCCAGCTCACCGACGAGGACCTCGGGCTCGCCAACGTCATCCTGCCCAACGGCGCACGCCTCTACGTCGACCACGCGCACCCTGAGTACTCCGCGCCCGAGTGCACCAACCCGCGCGACGCCACCCTGTGGGACAAGGCGGGCGAACGGGTGATGCTGGAGGCACTCCGCCGGTCCGCCCAGGTGCCGGGGGCGCCGCCGATCGTCCTCTACAAGAACAACACCGACAACAAGGGCGCGTCGTACGGCTGCCACGAGAACTACCTGATGCGCCGCGCGACCCCGTTCGCCGACATCGTCAGGCACCTCACGCCGTTCTTCGTGAGCCGGCCCGTGTTCGCCGGTGCGGGCCGGGTCGGCAGGGGACAGGACGGCACCAAGACCGGGTTCCAGCTCAGCCAGCGGGCCGACTTCTTCGAGGTCGAGGTCGGTCTCGAGACCACGCTCAAGCGCCCGCTCATCAACACGAGAGACGAGCCGCACGCCGACGCAGAGAAGTACCGCAGGCTGCACGTCATCGTCGGCGACGCGAACATGAGCGAGATCGCCACGTACCTCAAGCTCGGCACCACCTCGCTCGTGCTGGCGATGATCGAGGACTCCTGGCTGTCCGACGACCTCAGCGTCGTGCAGCCGGTCTCGGCGTTCCACGCGGTCTCGCACGACCCGGGGCTCACCCACCAGCTGACCCTGCACGACGGTCGGCGCATGACCGGCCTGCAGCTGCAGATGGAGTACCTCGAGCAGGCGCGCAAGTATGTCGAGGACCGCTACGGCACCGACGTCGACGACGTGACCAGCGACGTCCTCGACCGGTGGGAGTCCGTGCTCGACCGGCTGGCGAGCGACCCGATGCAGCTGCGCCAGGAGCTCGACTGGGTGGCGAAGCTGGCGCTGCTCGAGGGTTACCGGACACGTGACAAGCTCGAGTGGGATCACCCGCGGCTGCAGCTCGTCGACCTCCAGTACACCGACATCCGGCCCGAGAAGGGCCTCTACGCGCGCCTCGTCGGGCGCGGCGCGATGAAGCGCCTGTTCACCGACGACGAGGTCGCGGACGCCGAGTCGCACCCGCCCGAGGACACCCGCGCGTACTTCAGGGGCAGGTGCCTCGCGAAGTACGCCGACCAGGTGGCCGCCGCCTCCTGGGACTCCGTGATCTTCGACGTGCCCGAGCACGAGTCGCTGCAGCGGGTGCCGATGATGGAGCCGCTGCGCGGCACCCGTGCGCACGTCGGCGAGCTGCTCGACAGGTGCGACACGGCGGGCGAGCTCGTCGCGATCCTCACCGAGCCGCACTGA
- a CDS encoding LysR family transcriptional regulator, with the protein MDDLETRELRYFIAVAEELHFGRAAERLGIAQPPLSRAIQRLERRLGVPLVDRSGRRISLTDAGEVLLTDGRRALAAVAAAARRTQRAGRVARRLVLVMKPSGDAGLLPDILAEYEREPDAHPVDVVCRFDEREALLRDGTADLALLHRPRNDLQGFDTEELVDEGQVLVVSRDHRLAGWASVSLADLDDEPLPVWPGRGPSDGPPVHDGGHLAQLVALGRMVAVVPESAADQLRRDVVCVPVRDAPTTTLVLAWPEGTTSLAVAAFARAASRVAARRSLSADSRSA; encoded by the coding sequence ATGGACGACCTCGAGACGCGCGAGCTCAGGTACTTCATTGCCGTCGCGGAGGAGCTGCACTTCGGCCGTGCCGCGGAGCGTCTCGGCATCGCGCAGCCGCCCCTGTCGCGGGCGATCCAGCGTCTCGAGCGGCGCCTCGGCGTCCCGCTGGTGGACAGGAGCGGCCGCCGGATCTCACTCACCGACGCCGGCGAGGTCCTCCTCACGGACGGTCGCAGGGCGTTGGCCGCCGTGGCCGCCGCCGCTCGGCGCACGCAGCGCGCGGGCCGCGTCGCCCGCCGGCTCGTGCTGGTGATGAAGCCCAGCGGTGACGCGGGCCTGCTGCCGGACATCCTCGCGGAGTACGAACGGGAACCGGACGCGCACCCGGTCGACGTCGTCTGCCGCTTCGACGAACGCGAGGCTCTCCTGCGCGATGGCACGGCCGATCTCGCATTGCTGCACCGGCCGCGCAACGACCTGCAGGGCTTCGACACCGAAGAACTCGTGGACGAAGGCCAGGTGCTGGTCGTCTCGCGCGACCACCGGCTCGCGGGCTGGGCGAGCGTGAGCCTGGCCGACCTGGACGACGAGCCGCTGCCGGTCTGGCCGGGGCGAGGGCCATCCGACGGCCCGCCCGTCCACGACGGCGGCCACCTCGCCCAGCTCGTCGCGCTCGGCCGCATGGTCGCCGTGGTGCCCGAGTCGGCCGCCGACCAGCTGCGCCGCGACGTCGTCTGCGTGCCGGTGCGCGACGCTCCCACGACGACCCTGGTGCTGGCCTGGCCGGAGGGCACCACGTCGCTCGCGGTCGCCGCCTTCGCCCGGGCCGCGTCCCGCGTCGCGGCCCGCCGCTCGCTCTCGGCGGATTCGCGGTCGGCGTGA
- the prcA gene encoding proteasome subunit alpha: MTMPLGYISPEQLMKDKAEYARKGIARGRSAAVLQYDDGILFVAETRSRTLHKISEIYDRIAFAAVGMYNEFENLRQAGIKLADVRGYINARRDVTARGLANAYAQTLGSIFTDAHKPYEVEIVVAEVGATEYEDQIYRLTFDGSVQDERGYLVMGGMADQVASALSEHYQSGQSLAAVLRAAVTALGSQGNGGSRELGADELEVGVLDRTRQGRTFRRIQGAALERLLAETAQPAEPEPEATDTDTDTQDGTDETPAGEDDQGGVDGGNGTGPTTS; this comes from the coding sequence GTGACGATGCCGCTGGGCTACATCTCGCCCGAGCAGTTGATGAAGGACAAGGCGGAGTACGCCCGCAAGGGCATCGCCCGTGGGCGCAGCGCCGCCGTCCTGCAGTACGACGACGGCATCCTGTTCGTCGCGGAGACCAGGTCGCGCACCCTCCACAAGATCAGCGAGATCTACGACCGCATCGCGTTCGCGGCGGTCGGCATGTACAACGAGTTCGAGAACCTCCGGCAGGCCGGCATCAAGCTCGCCGACGTCCGCGGCTACATCAACGCCCGGCGCGACGTCACGGCCCGCGGCCTCGCCAACGCGTACGCCCAGACCCTGGGCTCGATCTTCACCGACGCGCACAAGCCGTACGAGGTCGAGATCGTGGTCGCCGAGGTCGGCGCGACCGAATACGAGGACCAGATCTACCGGCTGACCTTCGACGGCTCGGTCCAGGACGAGCGCGGCTACCTCGTCATGGGCGGCATGGCCGACCAGGTGGCGTCCGCGCTGTCCGAGCACTACCAGAGCGGCCAGTCGCTCGCCGCCGTGCTGCGTGCCGCGGTGACGGCGCTCGGGAGCCAGGGGAACGGTGGCAGCCGCGAGCTGGGAGCCGACGAGCTCGAGGTGGGGGTGCTCGACCGCACCCGGCAGGGTCGCACGTTCCGTCGCATCCAGGGCGCCGCTCTCGAACGCCTGCTCGCCGAGACCGCGCAACCCGCCGAGCCCGAGCCCGAGGCCACCGACACCGACACCGACACCCAGGACGGGACGGACGAGACACCGGCGGGCGAGGACGACCAGGGTGGCGTCGACGGCGGCAACGGCACCGGCCCGACGACCTCGTAG
- a CDS encoding site-2 protease family protein, with protein sequence MLGGGFLVGRPFGIPVYISPSWLLVAALITFTFGPYVETRLPDIGTWKWAVSFAYAAFLLLSVFVHELSHSVVALRLGLKVRQITLWLLGGVSTLDEPDTPGKEFLIAGAGPAASIVVGALAFGGFVALPEGTVLGLLAGQLAFVNFVLALFNLLPGLPLDGGALVRSLVWKVSGRRSTGTRVAGWAGRGLALLVLLAAVGRGTLFGGGEPSVLDIVWGGLIAMFLWTGASQVLRVQQVRSRLPKARARSLARPALSVPGDLPLGEAIRRAREAGKRALVVTDSLGRPTGIVNEQAVAATPEARWPWMAVSALSRSVDDSVVLTADLDGEELVHAMQRRPSPEYLVVEPGTDDLVGVIATADVERVVATS encoded by the coding sequence ATGCTCGGCGGCGGCTTCCTCGTGGGCCGGCCGTTCGGCATCCCGGTCTACATCTCGCCGAGCTGGCTGCTCGTCGCGGCCCTCATCACCTTCACGTTCGGACCGTACGTCGAGACGCGGCTGCCGGACATCGGCACGTGGAAGTGGGCGGTGTCGTTCGCGTACGCCGCGTTCCTGCTGCTCTCGGTCTTCGTGCACGAGCTCAGCCACTCGGTCGTCGCGCTCCGGCTCGGGCTGAAGGTCCGCCAGATCACGCTCTGGCTGCTCGGCGGCGTGTCCACACTCGACGAGCCCGACACCCCAGGCAAGGAGTTCCTCATCGCGGGCGCCGGGCCCGCGGCGTCGATCGTCGTCGGAGCGCTCGCGTTCGGCGGGTTCGTCGCGCTGCCCGAGGGCACGGTGCTCGGGCTGCTCGCCGGCCAGCTCGCGTTCGTCAACTTCGTGCTCGCGCTGTTCAACCTGCTGCCCGGCCTGCCCCTCGACGGCGGCGCGCTCGTACGGTCGCTGGTCTGGAAGGTGTCCGGTCGCCGGTCGACGGGCACGAGGGTCGCGGGATGGGCCGGTCGGGGCCTCGCCCTGCTGGTGCTGCTGGCGGCCGTCGGCAGGGGCACCCTGTTCGGCGGCGGCGAGCCCAGTGTCCTCGACATCGTCTGGGGCGGTCTCATCGCGATGTTCCTCTGGACGGGCGCGTCGCAGGTGCTCCGCGTGCAGCAGGTGCGGTCTCGGCTGCCCAAGGCCCGCGCCCGCAGCCTCGCGCGGCCGGCGCTGAGCGTGCCGGGCGACCTGCCGCTCGGTGAGGCGATCAGGCGGGCCAGGGAGGCGGGCAAGCGCGCGCTGGTGGTGACCGACTCGCTCGGCCGTCCGACGGGCATCGTGAACGAGCAGGCCGTCGCCGCCACGCCCGAGGCGCGGTGGCCATGGATGGCGGTCTCGGCGCTGTCGCGTTCGGTCGACGACTCCGTGGTACTCACCGCCGACCTCGACGGCGAGGAGCTGGTCCACGCGATGCAGCGGCGGCCGTCGCCGGAGTACCTCGTCGTCGAGCCGGGCACCGACGATCTCGTCGGCGTGATCGCGACCGCCGACGTCGAACGGGTCGTCGCCACCTCCTGA
- the prcB gene encoding proteasome subunit beta: MSPYLDGLGRLPGEFLSAGNSSFAEFLRRYNPDLLPGQRTLPGTVELTETRHGTTIVAATHAGGAVMAGDRRATTGNVIAQRDIEKVYPADEYSCVGIAGSAGIALEIVRLFQVELEHYEKIEGMTLSIDGKANRLSTMIRGNLGMALQGLAVVPLFAGYDEQSGKGRIFSYDISGGRYEEHAFHSVGSGSVFARGALKKLFREDASEEDTVYAVLQALYDAADDDSATGKPDMTRGIFPNVVSVTGDGFRRYADDEIGRLVQEILDDRMRRPDGPAAPLRESD; this comes from the coding sequence GTGTCGCCCTATCTCGACGGCCTGGGCAGGTTGCCGGGTGAGTTCTTGTCGGCAGGGAACTCCTCGTTCGCGGAGTTCCTCAGGCGCTACAACCCCGACCTGCTCCCCGGGCAGCGCACGTTGCCCGGCACCGTCGAGCTCACGGAGACCCGGCACGGCACGACCATCGTCGCCGCGACCCATGCCGGCGGTGCCGTCATGGCGGGCGACCGGCGGGCGACGACCGGCAACGTCATCGCACAGCGTGACATCGAGAAGGTCTACCCGGCCGACGAGTACTCGTGCGTGGGCATCGCCGGCAGCGCCGGCATCGCGCTCGAGATCGTCCGGTTGTTCCAGGTCGAGCTCGAGCACTACGAGAAGATCGAGGGCATGACGCTGTCCATCGACGGCAAGGCCAACCGGCTGTCGACGATGATCCGCGGCAACCTCGGCATGGCCCTGCAGGGTCTCGCCGTGGTCCCCCTCTTCGCGGGCTACGACGAGCAGTCGGGCAAGGGCCGCATCTTCAGCTACGACATCAGCGGGGGCCGCTACGAGGAGCACGCGTTCCACTCGGTGGGGTCCGGCTCGGTGTTCGCGCGGGGCGCGCTGAAGAAGCTCTTCCGCGAGGACGCCAGCGAGGAGGACACCGTCTACGCCGTCCTGCAGGCGCTCTACGACGCGGCCGACGACGACTCCGCGACCGGGAAGCCCGACATGACCCGCGGGATCTTCCCCAACGTGGTCTCGGTCACCGGCGACGGCTTCCGGCGATACGCCGACGACGAGATCGGTCGCCTCGTCCAGGAGATCCTGGACGACCGGATGCGCCGGCCCGACGGCCCCGCCGCGCCGTTGCGCGAGAGCGACTGA